Proteins encoded in a region of the Vicia villosa cultivar HV-30 ecotype Madison, WI linkage group LG5, Vvil1.0, whole genome shotgun sequence genome:
- the LOC131603767 gene encoding homeobox-DDT domain protein RLT3 yields MRGKGPIVPLCYSRGGKLQRIEKFDAPSSSSRYDIVVDGDGNRKRKCEYLQEPLTTGHIVNNVLLNDGPLLGREFDSLPTGPKNYTHACQQDHESVKRRKASNSAFQNHPNCNVKAPVKKHGMGKGLMTVWRATNHDTRDLPVGFDFSDRETPISIIRSQEAVTVNGKPRKKLPNRKPTFQEKRKHFVQTREGESNQYVTQNQPPIENCELALDSSIFEEGVDQISMLIDDEELEQRELQEGTNLLVCSNELAAYGMPGGSLCPDVLVKFPPGAVKMKKPIHLQPWDSSPELVKKLFKVFHFIYTYAVVVDVCPFTLDEFVQAFHDKDSMLLGKIHVALLTRLLSDIDVELSNGFCPHLNRSCNFLALLHSVESQEYSLNVWKRSLNPLTWIEILRQVLVAAGFGSKQGALRRGVLGKDMDILVHYGLCPGTLKCELFKILSEQGKNGCKISELMKSMQIAELKLGSTTEELESLIYSTLSSDITLFEKISSSAYRLRMSTVTKDTDDCQSDAEDSGSVDDEPNESDACSSGDDFEIDPINSNKRKVKRDDIRKVKHNRLKVYTEIDESHAGEVWLLGLMDSEYSDLKIEEKLNALAALTGLLSSGSSIRLKNPVNVKADCSSSIQLRGSGAKIKRSIVKKPSSLLNPIEQIQCIKTVHMSSHPGSADSSLLVSNFHIQEASFEKRKGSANSHPIQSVFLGSDRRYNRYWLFLGPCNAGDPGHRRVYFESSEDGHWEVIDTEESLCALLSLLDDRGKREALLIESLERRQTSLCRSMSRVKVNNIGMGCMSHSDQSELDRVTEDSCSPVSDVDNLNLTETAGDSLPSPGAVVIEAGKRAEEQLQKWIRVQEFDSWIWNSFYLDLNVVKYGKRSYLDSLARCRSCHDLYWRDERHCKICHMTFELDFDLEEKYAIHVAMCREKEDSSTFPNHKVLSSQIQSLKAAIYAIESVMPEDALVGAWRKSAHNLWIKRLRRTSTLVELLQVLADFVGAINKGWLFQCKFPDGVVEETVTSFASMPHTSSALALWLVKLDAIIEPYLDRVQTQKKQGIGKRGS; encoded by the exons ATGAGAGGAAAGGGACCGATTGTGCCGTTGTGTTACTCTCGCGGTGGAAAATTACAACGAATAGAGAAATTCGatgctccttcttcttcttcaagatATGACATAGTAGTTGACGGAGACGGTAACAGAAAGCGTAAATGTGAATATCTTCAAGAACCTTTAACTACAGGTCACATTGTGAACAACGTGTTGCTGAATGATGGTCCTCTTCTTGGACGGGAATTTGATTCTCTTCCTACAG GACCCAAAAATTACACTCATGCTTGTCAACAGGACCACGAGTCTGTCAAAAGGAGGAAG GCTTCCAATAGTGCATTTCAAAATCACCCTAATTGTAATGTGAAAGCACCCGTGAAGAAACATGGTATGGGCAAAGGTCTGATGACAGTTTGGAGGGCGACAAATCATGATACCAGAGACCTTCCAGTCGGTTTTGATTTTTCTGACCGGGAAACACCGATATCAATCATCAGGTCTCAGGAAGCAGTAACTGTGAAT GGAAAGCCAAGAAAAAAATTGCCTAATAGGAAACCTACATTTCAGGAGAAGAGGAAACATTTCGTGCAAACAAGAGAG GGGGAATCAAACCAGTATGTGACTCAGAACCAGCCACCCATAGAAAACTGTGAACTTGCTTTAGACAGCTCAATATTCGAGGAGGGAGTTGATCAAATTTCAATGTTAATTGATGATGAAGAGTTAGAGCAGAGAGAGTTGCAAGAAGGAACCAATCTGCTTGTTTGTTCAAATGAACTTGCTGCCTATGGAATGCCCGGTGGCTCACTTTGTCCAG ATGTGCTAGTCAAGTTCCCCCCAGGTGCTGTCAAGATGAAGAAACCTATACATTTGCAACCTTGGGACTCATCTCCAGAACTGGTGAAGAAATTATTTAAG GTGTTCCATTTCATATATACATATGCCGTAGTTGTTGATGTTTGTCCCTTCACTCTTGATGAGTTTGTTCAGGCATTTCATGATAAG GACTCAATGTTACTTGGAAAGATTCACGTGGCCCTTCTCACACGGCTTCTATCTGACATTGACGTAGAGCTTTCTAATGGGTTTTGTCCTCATTTAAATAGGTCATGCAATTTTCTTGCGTTGCTTCACTCA GTTGAAAGTCAAGAATATTCCCTCAACGTTTGGAAAAGATCACTAAACCCTCTTACTTGGATTGAAATACTCCGCCAAGTGCTGGTAGCGGCTGGATTTGGTTCCAAGCAAGGTGCCTTACGAAGAGGAGTCCTTGGCAAG GACATGGACATTCTTGTACACTATGGCCTATGCCCTGGCACCTTGAAGTGTGAGTTGTTTAAAATCTTGTCAGAACAAGGTAAAAATGGATGCAAAATTTCCGAGCTGATGAAGTCAATGCAG ATTGCGGAATTAAAACTTGGCAGCACAACGGAGGAACTAGAGTCTTTAATATATTCCACACTTTCAAGTGATATTACTTTATTTGAAAAAATTTCATCGTCTGCATATCGATTGCGTATGAGCACTGTTACAAAGGACACCGATGATTGCCAGTCAGATGCAGAGGACTCTGGGAGTGTTGATGACGAGCCTAATGAATCTGATGCATGTAGCAGTGGAGATGATTTTGAAATCGATCCAATAAACTCTAACAAAAGAAAAGTTAAGCGTGATGACATTCGTAAAGTTAAACATAATAGGCTGAAAGTTTACACTGAAATTGATGAGAGCCACGCAGGAGAAGTGTGGTTGTTAGGACTGATGGATAGTGAGTACTCagatttgaaaattgaagaaaaattgaATGCATTGGCAGCGTTGACTGGTCTTCTTTCATCTGGATCCAGCATCAGGTTGAAG AATCCAGTAAATGTTAAAGCTGATTGTAGTTCAAGTATCCAGTTACGTGGTTCTGGAGCAAAAATTAAGAGATCAATAGTAAAGAAGCCCAGTTCATTATTGAACCCAATTGAACAAATACAATGTATTAAAACGGTGCACATGAGCTCTCACCCCGGTTCAGCAGATTCCTCATTGTTAGTCTCAAATTTCCATATTCAGGAAGCGTCCTTTGAGAAAAGAAAAGGTTCAGCTAATTCACACCCCATACAATCAGTATTTCTGGGATCTGATCGTAGATACAATAGATACTGGCTTTTCTTGGGCCCTTGTAATGCCGGTGATCCTGGACACAGGAGGGTTTACTTTGAATCCTCTGAAGATGGTCACTGGGAGGTGATTGATACAGAAGAG TCATTGTGTGCCTTGTTGTCACTTCTGGATGATAGAGGGAAACGCGAGGCTCTTCTTATTGAATCTTTGGAGAGACGACAAACATCTTTATGTAGATCTATGAGCAGGGTTAAAGTTAACAATATTGGAATGGGGTGTATGTCTCATTCTGATCAGTCTGAGCTGGATAGGGTTACAGAAGACAGCTGTTCTCCAGTATCTGATGTAGACAATCTGAATCTGACTGAGACTGCTGGAGATTCTTTGCCGTCACCTGGTGCTGTGGTAATTGAAGCTGGGAAGAGAGCAGAGGAACAATTGCAAAAATGGATTCGTGTCCAAGAGTTTGATTCTTGGATTTGGAATTCCTTTTATTTAGATCTCAACGTTGTAAAATACGGAAAAAGGTCTTATCTTGACTCTCTCGCCAGATGTAGGAGTTGCCATGACCTATACTGGAGAGATGAGAGACACTGTAAAATTTGCCATATGACATTTGAGCTTGATTTTGACCTTGAAGAAAAATATGCAATCCACGTAGCAATGTGCAGGGAGAAAGAAGACAGCAGTACTTTTCCAAATCATAAAGTCTTGTCATCACAGATTCAATCATTGAAAGCTGCAATTTATGCAATTGAG TCTGTTATGCCTGAAGACGCCCTGGTTGGTGCTTGGAGGAAGTCCGCTCATAATCTATGGATCAAAAGGCTTAGACGCACCTCAACTTTAGTGGAGCTTTTGCAG GTTCTTGCTGATTTTGTTGGTGCCATCAATAAGGGCTGGTTATTTCAATGCAAATTTCCAGACGGTGTGGTTGAAGAAACTGTTACATCTTTTGCATCAATGCCCCATACTTCATCTGCTCTTGCTCTGTGGTTGGTGAAGTTAGATGCCATAATTGAACCTTACCTGGACAGAGTTCAAACTCAGAAAAAACAGGGAATTG GTAAGCGTGGTTCGTAG